The DNA window CCGCTGTGGCACCTGCGGGCGCGCCCTCCCGCACGCCTTCACCCCGAGCCTCGGCCGCGCCAGCGCCGAGCGGCTCGTACGCGATGGCCTCGCCAGCATCGGCGTCACCGCGAACCGGGTCCGCACTGGCCCGACCTCGTGGCGCTTCCCCTTGCGCCCCTTCTCGACCGCGGAGGCCTGCCACCTCGAACTCACGCTCGACGAAGAGGGCCAGCAGTTCGTGATCCGCTCCCCCCTCGTGGCCCTGCCGACGGCCAACCACGAGCCGTTCTACCGGTTCCTCTTGACCATGAACGACCAGACCACGGGCGATCTCGCCGTCTCGATCACCGGCGACCACGTCGCGATCGGCAGCGCCGAGCGCGTCGAAGGGTGCGTTCCCGACACGCTCGCTTCCCGCATCCAGGACGTCGCGCGCGCGGCGGACGAGTACCGACGCACCCTCGCCGAGACCTTCGAGGCGGCGCCTCGCTACGAGCCTGGCCTCTGACGTCTCGCCGCTTCGGACCTGACGCTCCTCGCATCGGGAGGCGGGCCAGGTCCCAGACCGCGTAGAAGCGCTTACTCGGCGTCGATCCGGTACAGCGCGCCCGCCAGATCGACCACGTAGACGTTGCCCTGGTTGTCTTCGCCGAACGACGACATCGCGACGAGCGTGTTCGCGGTGTCCAGGTTCTGCCGCAGGTCCTCGACCTGCTCCACGCTCGTCCCGCCCGTCCACACGAGCGTCGTGATCCGGTTCGTGCACCAGTCACCGAACAGATACCGCCCGTTCATGTTCGGGATGGCCGACCCACGGTAGACGTAGCCACCGACCATCGAGCAGTCGCTGAAGTTGTGGTCCACCGCGAACACCGGGCAGGTCCCGGTCGAGCAGTTCGTCCCCGTGTCTGCGACCGGCCACCCGTAGTTCCGGTGGCCCGTGTTGTGGGGCTCGATGTTGACCTCTTCGTAAGCCCCGCCCACGTCGCCCATGTACAGGTCACCCGTGCAGCGGTCGAAGCTGAACCGCCAGACGTTCCGCAGCCCGTAGCTCCACACCAGCGAGTCGGCGCCCGGCATGTTGCCCGGAGGCGCCGACGCCGGGTTGTCCACGTCGAGGCGCAGCATCTTCCCGTTCCTGCTGCTCAGGTTCTGCGCCCTCGCCTCGTCTCCCCGATCGCCCGACGAGACGTACAGATACCCGTCACGCCCGAACGCCATCATCCCACCGAAGTGATGCGCGACCGGCCCCTCGATCGAGAGCACCGTCTGCGTCGGCGCCGCCTCTGCCAGGTTGGGGTTGTTCGCGGACGTCGCGTACTCGGCGACGATGCTCCGTCCCCCGGTCTGCATGTAGAACACGAAGAAGCGTCGGTTCGTCGCATGCTCGGGATGGAAGACGAGCCCGAGGAGCCCCCACTCGTCCGCCTGGCTCATCGAAGGGATCAACGACGAGATGTCGAGGAAAGGCGTGTCCAGGAGCGTACCGTTCTCGATCACCCGGATCCGGCCCCGCTGCTCGACCACGAACAGCCGCGTGTCGTCCCCCGGTGCTGCCGTCATGTAGACGGGCCTGCTCAAGCCGCTCGTCACGATCGGCGTGAGCTGGAGCGCTGGTGCCGGTCCCGTCGGCGGCTCATGATCCTCGCAGTCCAGCGCGCCCGCACCTGCGCCGCCCGTTCCTGGCGTCGTCCCACCCTCGCCGCCGGTACCGCCGGTACCACCGGCGCCACCCGTGCTGGGCTCAGAGCCGCCACCGCTCGACGTCGTCGTCGTGCTGCTGGTGTTCGTCGTCCCCCCGTCATCACCACCGCACGCCCCCTGCAGGGCAGCGACTGAACCGATAAGAGCGACCACGCACAGGGAAGAAGTGTTTCGTTTCGACAAAAGCGCCATCCGATCAAAGTAACTCAGCGTCGCCAAGGCGCAAAGCGCCTCCCGTCACGGACGACCGCGCCCCCATCGCGTCACTTCTGCCACAGCGCCACGCAGCGTGCGCCTCACGACCCACCGCACATTCCCATCCGCCACGACGCCTTCGCCTCCCGCCACGACGCCTTCGCCTCCCGCCACGACGCCTTCGCCTCTCACCACGACGTCGTCCGCCCCCTGCGTGCGACATCGCCCCAGGAAGACCGGCGAGCCAGCGCGCCCCCACCGTCACACGCTGTCCCGAAGCGCTACACCGTCCCAAAGTGCCGCACCCCCGAGACGCCGCACCACCCGACGAGCCGCACCGCCACCCCGTCGCTGCGCCGGCTCGCAGCCCCGCAC is part of the Chondromyces crocatus genome and encodes:
- a CDS encoding PQQ-dependent sugar dehydrogenase; the protein is MVALIGSVAALQGACGGDDGGTTNTSSTTTTSSGGGSEPSTGGAGGTGGTGGEGGTTPGTGGAGAGALDCEDHEPPTGPAPALQLTPIVTSGLSRPVYMTAAPGDDTRLFVVEQRGRIRVIENGTLLDTPFLDISSLIPSMSQADEWGLLGLVFHPEHATNRRFFVFYMQTGGRSIVAEYATSANNPNLAEAAPTQTVLSIEGPVAHHFGGMMAFGRDGYLYVSSGDRGDEARAQNLSSRNGKMLRLDVDNPASAPPGNMPGADSLVWSYGLRNVWRFSFDRCTGDLYMGDVGGAYEEVNIEPHNTGHRNYGWPVADTGTNCSTGTCPVFAVDHNFSDCSMVGGYVYRGSAIPNMNGRYLFGDWCTNRITTLVWTGGTSVEQVEDLRQNLDTANTLVAMSSFGEDNQGNVYVVDLAGALYRIDAE